The sequence CAGCAGCCACTTGGTCTAAAGGCAGATCCCTGGTCCCtgtaaactgaggcagagagcaaAAAAGAGATGAGAAGGGGCAGGAAGGGCTGAATAACAGGGGTGGTGGTCCATGATGCTTCTATCCCACGAGCACGGGATAGGCTACCTGCACAGCCTCCAGCGGGCCCTGCACCTCCCTGCCCCTGGGTTCTCCTGAGTGGAAAGATGCTGCCTCTTGAGTGACAATAAGGATTAAGCACTCCAATACACATCGCCTGCTGAGAACAGTGGCCAGTGCATGGTAGGCTCACAATAAACCAGCTCTGCAGTACTGAGGCCAAAAACAGCTTCCCTGCACTGGTGCCTaatcaaaactcagagaatttgggtgaagtagaaaagaatagttttattaGTTTGCCAGGCAAAGAGGGACACAGCAGGCTCCTGCCCTAAAAAAAACtgtgtcccaacccaggaagattTGGTGAGGAGTTTTCTAGGATGAACCTGTAGTTCACGAATCCTATAGTTTTATAGGACGGTTCAAGGGCAGGGTTGCTAATAAGGATCAGGGTGTTTTCAGGGCCTGTATCTCTTTAATCTGGCCTCAAGTGGTCTCCTAATGAGTTTCTATGGTTCTCAAATTGATTAAACTGTGAtcttctctggaatgaagaatgctgaCATCTTCCTTTTGTCAGGGGTTTTagttctataaaaaaaaaaaaaactcaaagataCTGTTATATGTACCACTTGAgaaggaactaggatcctgccccaaggctgcactattttatcttgactgctcctccctattctctgcatcccctcccttccctgattaacaactgcttgaaaagCTTCCATACACAGGAGCCCCACTGGGTCCTACTCAGCTTCAGCATTATCAGAGGTAGGACCAGGAACAGGAGCAGAAGGGTGGTCTGCACACACAGAAAGCAGAATCCCAGAGAAGGTGGGACCCTAGGACTAGGCAGAGACATTCCAGACCAACGAATCCCACTCAATCTCTGGGAGAAAAGATGGACTTGGGGTGGCCTGTGAACACTGGGTCCCATACATGTGCACACAGATGCCCTCTGCATGGAAATTCAGGCCCTCCCAAACCGTCTCCAGCCCAGACTTTCAGGAGAGCAGCCAAGGAACATGTGGGCTCTGAGAATACAAAGTCTGTCCTCGCTCCTTTAAGAAGGAACAGATTCCAGACTCCTAGATCCCAATGGATTCTATTAGCCAGCTTCTGCCTCCATATGGGGATTAATCCACTGACTACACTATTGGCTGAGCACAGACCATGGGCCTCCTGATggggaaatatatatacacatatcaataAATAAATCTGTATACATATTACATGATATATACATCTGCAcattatatgtgcatgtatacatatataggtattatatatagatacacatatacacagatattACATTTTATCAATGATCAACAGATACTTTAACAACACCTGGATGAAGGGAAGGGTCCAGCCATGCACAGATATGGTGGACATATCCACCATATCCATCTTAGATCCTTTCTACACACTTCACTCTTCAGTAGACAAAAATTTTTGCTGTCAGTCCTTGCTCATGCTCAACCTCTGTACTCTACTTTTTCCTGTATCTGGGTATACTTTATCCTCCCCTTCTTTCCCTTCCCACTCAGGTTCTCCAGTTCAAGTTTAAAGAGATGCAACCAGCCTCAGTGATTGGCCCAAGTTATCTTGCTGTTTGGATCTTGTGTCCCAAGGAAACTCAGTTGCTTTGGGGAAAGTATTTGTTTTGCCTTTGGTGGTCTCCCAAATATCTTTGGCGCTGGGACCCCATCTTGCTTTTCTACATCCCCTTCCTGGAGATGCCAGTCTTGGCTGGAACTCTATGACAGCTCGCCCTCACTGCCTGTGTCTCCAAGGGCacactctttcccttctccacacaCCCCCAAAACCAAACCTTACAACTACTTTAGCCTAGGGCTATGGCTTTCATAgcaaaatatcatagactggaTGACTTATAAATagcaaaaaatgtattttttgtgGCTCTGGAGCCCTGAAGTCTGAGATCAGAACACCAGCATGATGGGATCTGGTGAGAGTCCTGTTCTTAACTTGTAGATGGCTGCCTCTGGGCCATATGTTgacaaggaggagaaagagagggagaggtctttctcttcttatgaggacactTATCACCTCCATAAAGACCTTATCTTCAAATGTAATCACAATGAGGGTTTATGGCTTCAACATACGAATTTtgggggagacacaaacattcagcctATAACATCTGACAGCAATTCTTCCACCAAAATGTCCAACTCTGCCTTCACTCAATCCCATACCACTCAATCCGATAACTCTACCCACCCCCATACCCTGATCTGTCGCATGCATGATCAGCATCTTGCCCAGCAGGAAACATGATGGAGGCCACCTGTCTAAGGAAACAGCTGATGAAGTGTTGATCTCTAGTTACACCCCTGACTTTGGACCACTGGCTCCCCTTGACCTCTGACCCCTAGGGCTCTCGCACACCTGGCTGCAGGCTGACATTTGGCGGAGTCTCACCTGTATCCTTGGCTTTGTTCTTCAGTCCCCGCTGGACCTCAGCATCCCCAGTGCTGCTGCCTGTGCCCCTGCCAGCCTCCTAATCACCTGCAGCCTCACTGAGCCAGCACTTCTGGTTGGCCCTGCCCCCTGCGTTTCTTCCCAGAGCAGCCTCTCTATTGTCCTATCCCAGCGTCACATCTGCCACAGGCGTCCCTATGGAGGAGGACTATACAGCTTTACAGCGAGGCTGGGGTCAGGCCAGGGTGATGGCGCAGGTGAGCCCTGCGACAAATTTATAAACAGAGCATTCCTGCCTTCAGTTACCATCATCTAGAGCATCATCAGGGACTATTTCTGGAAAACCCACCCTGAGTCAACTGAAGGTCTCAGCTCTCATCTCAGGATCACTGCATGGCCATCAtctacaagaaaagaaacaagccaaaaaacaaaagaaccaaCACGCAAAGGCAGCGTTTAAGAGTCATCTCAGCACTCGCCCTGGCAGGCAGGCAGTGCCCACGGAGGGTACCAGTATCCCTAAGTCACCGCTCAAAACaactaagagagagagagaaaaagagcacTCATCGGCCATCGCAGACCGTATTTCTCTCCTTCGCAGCTCGCTCTGCTCCCTCTGAAACCATGTCTGACAAACCCAATATGGCTGAGATTGAGAAATCCGACAAATCgaaattgaagaaaacagaaatgcaagAGAAAACTCCCCTGCCTTCAAAAGAAACTACTGAACGGGATGAGCAAGCAGGCAAGTCATAATGAGGCATGTGCTGCCAGTATGCATGGTATGCTCCACAAGCGATGCCTTCTTATTTTACCTCTTTTAGCTGTTTAGCTTTGCAGGAGACAGAGAGGTTGGCTCACGTTTATCCTTTTGCACATAAAGGAAAGGAGAGCTACTAACAATGTGTAGGCCTGCCTGTCTCATCTGCCTGTCtgactggaaggaaaaaattgTTGGTGAAGGAGGGAGCTGGGTAGGAAGACTGAACTCTAGAGTAAAAAGCAAGCTGGTCCACGATGTCCTGTGGGCTGTGAAGTGCAGCTTAGAGTGCCACTTCCTTTCTGTTACAATGTTTTAAATACTGGAATGCAGGTATTTTTTAGcacaaattaaaagttttaaaatgttaaaaaaaaaaggggggggggagagagaaactgagaagataatagtgaagaaaagaaaagaaggacaaagaaaatagggagaaaaaagtaaatagGTGGCAAAACCTGGTCAACCTTGGGCTGATTCACCTTCATTCAAATGAGACAGAATCAAATTGTTGGGATGTCAAGATTTTTACTTAGGAATCAACCAGTTCCATATACCAAGAAGTAGATTTACATCAACCTACAGTTGGTCAACCAGTTAGATACAAATGCTCAAGAGATGTTAATAGCAATCAACATTTATTTAACTCGACATGGGCAGTCACTGTGCTAAATGCatcatgtgtattattttttgaATCTTCGTGAAAATTTAGGAGATAAGAGCTATGATTATTTCTCTCCTTACACATGGGGAAACATGTTTATCTATTTTCTGGTCATGAGGAAATATCCTGCCATGATCATCCCActacaagaagaaaaaataaattctactgACTCAAAGGCCAGTTGTTAACCattccatttatttctaaatCAAGCTCCAAGGAATATGATCATTCAGCAGAACACAGGTAAAATTAGGGAAGGAAGGTTTAAATGTGTAAAAGGAAAGTGGCCACAGCAAATGCTGAGAGACATTGGTGGCTTCAGCAAATTCCAAGTTGAAATGCTGATCTTTATTCCTCAGCAGTCAAGTTCAAAATTCAAATCCCTGGCACCTTCTTTGACTGTAAAAAGGTTCACTTTCTTCAGAACCAGAGGATTCCTACTGGAACGTCATTTCAGAAGTACTGTTGTTTCCATCTCAAGAGGACGGTAAAGACTCTCATTCAGGTGTCATCCTTTTGAGATAGTCAACGTcattgtgaaaataaaatgaagttgagagtgctagtctctcagtcagctctgtgtgaccccgtggacggcagcccgccaggctcctctgtctgtgggattctccaggcaagaacactggagtgagtagcctttcccttctccaggggatcttcccaacccagggattgaacccaagtctcctgcattgcaggcagattctttaccatctgagccatcaaggaagcccagttGTGAAAACAAAGTTTTTCCAATTTTTGGCTTCCATGGAACCATTACTGGGATATGGAAAATTGTCTGTTGGCAAAAATCTGTGGGCCAAGGATCTTTGGATACTTTTTTATCTCCTCCGTGACTGGGGCTCCAGTTCCGCTGGTCTGTTAGCTTGTAGGAGCTGCAAATCCTCTGAGAAATAAATTCAGGGTGGCCACTCACCCTGTGGATTTGACTTTGTGACAGCAGTGAATGAGAGCTAACTGACCGTGCAGCCCAGGAGGAAAGCCGGGGAGAACAACGTTCATGGGACCCTGGCTGCAGAGGGTCATAAATCTCTCAGGCTTCTCAGGCAGAATTCCAAACGAGGCTCCAGACCTGCCCTGTCCACCGCGATCGCCGTGGCCATGTGCCCACTGAGCATTTACAGTGTGGTCAGTCCCTGTGAAGAGATGCTCTCGGTGTGAGACACACACCGGATTTCTAAGACTAAAGAGGAAAGATTGATTAGCTCATTAATAATAAGCTTTGTCATCACTTGATAAGTTAAATAGAGTATTTTATTAGAATTGAatgcttctctttatttttttaatgtaacttcTATAAAATTTTCAGTTGTACGTGTGCCTCCCATTCTGTTTCTGTTGGGCAGTTCTGCTCAGGACATTCAAACCACTGAAAATATCCTGCAACTAACAGACCACAACCAATCAGTGTATGCCAAAATTATACTACTTACAAATCAACTATCTATGAGAACAACCTGTTGACCAgaagaaaagattctccacaattAAAGACACAACGAgatgtggggggggtgggggggtggataGAGACATAGCCTATCTGGATTCACACCCTTGAGTCAGCAACCCACATAAGGAGGAACATTACAATCTCAGAGGTCCTCCCCAAGGAGTGAGAATTCTGAGTGAGATTTCCCCAGCCCTACACTAGAAAGAGGAGCCCCAAGAACATCTAGCTTTCAAAACCAGCAGGGCTTATGTTCAAGAGAACTGGAGGACgacaggaaacacagaatctCTGCTCACAGAGGGTGCATGCAAAATCTCACCCATTGTGAGTCCCAGTGGAGAGGCGGCAGTTTGAAAGTAGCCTGGGTCTGACACTTGTTGATCTCAGAAGGTAACTGAGATCTCCCCCAATGGACACTGATGTTGGCAACAGCCATTGAGGGGTGTTCAGTCTACTATGAAACACCAGGGCTGGCAAACACCATCTTGGAAGCTTTTCTCTAGCCAGTTAGTGTTGCAGACCCAGCTCTATCTTCCAGTGGaccagcaccagccccaggaCATCCTGAGCTACACAGCCAACCATGTAGGAAGCCTACCCTGCCCTCCAGGGCCCCACGGCCATTACACAAGGCCTGGTCTCACAGACGGCCAGGCCAGGAGCCAGCCCTGCCTACCAACACAGCCACTGCAGTCAGCCTGCCACAAGAGAAGGACCCTCACGGCCAGCATAGAGGGCACCCCTTGAGCACACACTCTGGTGACAGAGAGGCGCATGCAGCTGGGCCTCATCAGACATCCAAACAAGGCCACTTCTCCAAGATTGGGAAGCGTAACGGACCTACCTAACACATAAAGATAAACAGAGTTGGGCAAAATGTAGAGACAGGAGGAATAAGTTCCAAACAAAGAAACGGGACATAACTTcagaaaaaagaactaaacagaacttcccttgtggtccagtgcctaagaccCTGTGTTCTTAATGCAGGGGTTCGTCGTCtgacctctggtcagggagctggatcccacttgccacaactaaagatccagtatgccacaatgaagatggaAGGTCCTGTATGCCAAAACCAAGACCTAgcgcagctaaataaataaataaaagttaaagtaaaataaaacacactattagaaaaagaaataaacaaagtaGAGACAAGCAATCtaaagagttcaaggtaatgattaaaaagatgctcaccaaacttggggaatggatggatgaatacagtgaaagctcttagaggaaatgctttcagttttttaccagcatatgatgttagctgtgggagTGTCATATACGACTTTTATAACGTCAAAATATGCTCCCTCTAACCAAcattgttgagagtttttatcatgaatggatttCAATTTCATcagccttttctgcatctattgagaagaTTAtgtaatttgtttgtttttatttattttttccatttatttttattagttggaggctaattactttacaatattgtaatggtttttgccatacactgacatgaatcagtcatggatttacatgtgttccccatcccgatcccccctcccacctccctctccacctgatccctctgggtcttcccagtgcaccagcccggagcacttgtctcatgcatccaacctgggctggtgacctgcttcacccttgataacatacatgtttcagtgctgtcctctggaaacatcccaccctcgccttctcccacagagtccaaaagtctgttctgtacatctgtgtctctttttctcttttgcatatagggttatcgttaccatctttctaaattccatatatatgcattagtatactgtgttggtctttatctttctggcttacttcactctgtataatgggctccagtttcatccatctcattagaactgtaatttttattcttcattttgttcatgTGCTATCACATTGATTTACTTGCAGATGTTAAACCGTCCTTGCATCCCTAACTCACctccatcttgagaaagaacaaagctggaaataTCACACTCCCTGACTTCAAAGAATCAtgcaaagttacagtaatcaaaacactgTGGTTTTGGCACAAAGAGACACAATGAtcagtggaacaagatagagtccagaaataaactcacacttaTATGATCAGCAattctatgacaaaggaggcaagaataaacaagaaggaaaagacagcctcttcagtataTGGTGTGGGAAAACTAAACAGCTGcatgaaaaataatcaaatcaaACTAttttaccatatacaaaaataaactcaaaatgaatcagacTTAAATGtatgacctgaaaccataaaactcctagaaggaaaAACATAGCATTACATTCTTTGACATATGCTTTAGCAATATTTTTCTGGATCTTTCTCTTCaggcaagggaaataaaaacaaaaataaacatataagacTACATCaatctaaaaagcttttgcacaccaaaatgaaaagacagcttactgaaagagaaaagatatttgtaaatgatatattCAAAAAGGGgctgatatccaaaatatacaaaaattcatGCAAATGAATATTGAGCAAACAAACAACcccaattttaaaaaaccaacccaatttttaaaatgggcagaggacttaaatagacatttttccaaagacagtcATATACTCAACAGACATATGAAAAGgtggctcaacatcactaatcattaacgaaatgcagattaaaagaaaagaatggctattatcaaaaagacaagaaataacaagtgttgttgaagaccatccccatggaaaagaaatgcaaaaaagcaaaatggctgtctgaggtggccttacaaatagctgtgaaaagaagagaagcgaaaagcaaaggagaaacagaaagatattcccatctgaatgcatagttccaaagaatagcaaggagagataaaaaaaaaaaaaaaaaaaagccttcctcagtgatcaatgcaaagaaatagagaaaaacaacagaatgggaaagactaaagatcgcttcaagaaaactagagataccaagggaacatttcgtgcaaaaatgggctccataaaggacagaaatggtagggacctaacggaagcagaagatattaagaagaggtggcaagaatacacagaagaactgtagaaaaaacatcttcacaacccagataatcacgatggtgtgatcactcacctagagccagacatcctggaatgtgaagtcaagtgggcccttagaaagcatcactacacacaaagctagtggaggtgacggaattcttgttgagctatttcaaatcctgaaagatgatgctgtgaaagtgctgcactcaatatgccagcaaatttgaaaaactcagcagtggtcacaggactggaaaaggtcagttttcattccaatcccaaagaaaggcaatgccaaagaatgctcaaactactgcacaattgcactcatctcacaggctagtaaagtaatgctcaaatttctccaagccaggtttcagcaataggtgaaccaagaacttccagctgttcaagctggttttagaaaaggcagaggaaccagagatcaaactgccaacatccactggatcattgaaaaagcaagagagttccagaaaaatatctatttctgctttattgactatgccaaagcctttgactgtgtggatcacaataaactgtagaaaattctgaaagaaatgggaaccatctgacctgtctcttgagaaatctgtatgcaggtcaggaagcaacagttagaactggacatggaacaacacactggttccaaataggaaaaggagtacatcaaggctgtatattgtcaccctgcttatttaacttctatgcagagtacatcaggagaaacgctgggctggaggaagcacaagctggaatcaagattgccgggagaaatatcaataacctcagatatgcagatgacaccacccttatggcagaaagtgaagaggaactaaaaagcctcttgatgatagtgaaggaggagagtgaaaaagttggcttaaagctcaacattcagaaaactaagatcatggcatctggttccatcacttcatgggaaatggatggagaaacagtgaaaacagtgtcaaactttattttgggggggctccaaaatcactgcagatggtgattgcagccatgaaattaaaagacgcttactccttggaaggaaagttgtgaccaacctagatagcatattaaaaagcagagacattactttgtcaacaaaggtctgtccaatcaaggctatggtttttccagtgatcatgtatggatgtgagaattggactgtgaagaaagctgagcatcgacgaattgatgcttttgatctatgctcttgagagtcccttggactgcaaggagatccaaccagtccaccctaaaggaaatcagtcctgggtgttcattggaaggactgatgctgaagctgaaactccagtactttggccgcctcatgcgaagagttgactcattggaaaagactctgatgctggcagggattgggggcaggaggagaaggggacgacggaggatgagatggctggatggcatcaccgact is a genomic window of Muntiacus reevesi chromosome 3, mMunRee1.1, whole genome shotgun sequence containing:
- the LOC136163384 gene encoding thymosin beta-4-like, yielding MSDKPNMAEIEKSDKSKLKKTEMQEKTPLPSKETTERDEQAGKS